The following coding sequences lie in one Labrus bergylta chromosome 13, fLabBer1.1, whole genome shotgun sequence genomic window:
- the cmss1 gene encoding protein CMSS1 isoform X2: protein MGDDLGDEWWDHEDASEREEEKHEEQPSENTDVKTKPQKRKNTGTEKTVKAKKKKKNEQKELIVPQKKEPEDEKAPKVKRKRKKKTITDVLSTSEPKPGCPADLQNLITQYFSDKRSVIEQEELKLHDSCFLSSNDLTHSLSSYLKQVCPKWAKVQKQHTEKSSVVLLIVCSSALRTIELIKQLTTFKGEAKALKLFAKHIKVEEQMKLLQKGVTHIGVGTPGRISALVEKDGLNLQALRYVVLDWNWRDQKLRRMVDIPEIKLDFMKLLENGILSGCKKEKVKIGLF, encoded by the exons atgcATCTGAAcgggaggaggagaaacatgaagaacaaccGTCAGAAAACACAGACGTAAAGACCAAACCACAGAAGAGGAAGAATACAGGAACAGAAAAAACAGTCaaggcaaagaagaagaaaaagaatgaaCAG AAAGAGTTAATTGTCCCTCAGAAGAAAGAGCCCGAGGATGAAAAGGCACCCAAAGTCAAAAGAAAGCGGAAG AAGAAGACAATTACAGATGTCTTGTCCACTTCGGAGCCAAAGCCAGGCTGCCCCGCAGACCTGCAGAACCTGATCACGCAGTATTTCTCCGACAAACGCTCTGTGATCGAGCAGGAGGAGCTCAAACTGCACG ACTCCTGCTTCCTGTCCAGCAATGACTTGACACACAGCCTGTCCTCGTATCTCAAACAAG TTTGTCCCAAGTGGGCGAAGGTTCAGAAACAGCACACAGAGAAGAGCTCTGTGGTTCTGCTCATCGTTTGCAGCTCTGCTCTGCGAACCATCGAGCTCATCAA GCAGCTGACAACCTTCAAGGGCGAAGCCAAGGCACTAAAGCTTTTTGCGAAACACATCAAG gTGGAGGAGCagatgaagctgctgcagaagGGAGTCACACACATTGGAGTAGGGACCCCTGGAAGGATCAGCGCCTTAGTTGAGAAAG ATGGTTTGAACCTGCAGGCCTTAAGATACGTGGTTCTTGACTGGAACTGGAGGGACCAGAAACTGCGGAGGATGGTGGACATTCCTGAG ATCAAACTGGACTTCATGAAGCTGCTGGAGAACGGGATCCTGAGTGggtgtaaaaaagaaaaagttaaaattgGACTGTTTTAA
- the cmss1 gene encoding protein CMSS1 isoform X1, whose product MGDDLGDEWWDHEGNSDASEREEEKHEEQPSENTDVKTKPQKRKNTGTEKTVKAKKKKKNEQKELIVPQKKEPEDEKAPKVKRKRKKKTITDVLSTSEPKPGCPADLQNLITQYFSDKRSVIEQEELKLHDSCFLSSNDLTHSLSSYLKQVCPKWAKVQKQHTEKSSVVLLIVCSSALRTIELIKQLTTFKGEAKALKLFAKHIKVEEQMKLLQKGVTHIGVGTPGRISALVEKDGLNLQALRYVVLDWNWRDQKLRRMVDIPEIKLDFMKLLENGILSGCKKEKVKIGLF is encoded by the exons atgcATCTGAAcgggaggaggagaaacatgaagaacaaccGTCAGAAAACACAGACGTAAAGACCAAACCACAGAAGAGGAAGAATACAGGAACAGAAAAAACAGTCaaggcaaagaagaagaaaaagaatgaaCAG AAAGAGTTAATTGTCCCTCAGAAGAAAGAGCCCGAGGATGAAAAGGCACCCAAAGTCAAAAGAAAGCGGAAG AAGAAGACAATTACAGATGTCTTGTCCACTTCGGAGCCAAAGCCAGGCTGCCCCGCAGACCTGCAGAACCTGATCACGCAGTATTTCTCCGACAAACGCTCTGTGATCGAGCAGGAGGAGCTCAAACTGCACG ACTCCTGCTTCCTGTCCAGCAATGACTTGACACACAGCCTGTCCTCGTATCTCAAACAAG TTTGTCCCAAGTGGGCGAAGGTTCAGAAACAGCACACAGAGAAGAGCTCTGTGGTTCTGCTCATCGTTTGCAGCTCTGCTCTGCGAACCATCGAGCTCATCAA GCAGCTGACAACCTTCAAGGGCGAAGCCAAGGCACTAAAGCTTTTTGCGAAACACATCAAG gTGGAGGAGCagatgaagctgctgcagaagGGAGTCACACACATTGGAGTAGGGACCCCTGGAAGGATCAGCGCCTTAGTTGAGAAAG ATGGTTTGAACCTGCAGGCCTTAAGATACGTGGTTCTTGACTGGAACTGGAGGGACCAGAAACTGCGGAGGATGGTGGACATTCCTGAG ATCAAACTGGACTTCATGAAGCTGCTGGAGAACGGGATCCTGAGTGggtgtaaaaaagaaaaagttaaaattgGACTGTTTTAA
- the tmem30c gene encoding transmembrane protein 30C: MGKVKGNSGPLAQRPDNSAFKQQRLPAWSPMLTANTVLPFFYFMALICMLLGVWLLLTVQSIQEVKLDYTEAGTCDVCFEKRKNVSNAGQSCSCTVEFSIEKAFKGDVFFYYGLRNFHQNLRRYMDSRDDGQMVGRKNKLKNPTTYCQPFDKDSAGRPIAPCGAVANSMFNDSFSLKYHGPTGASVPVPLYRKGITWYTDKNVKYRNPRTENLTLAQEFEGVAKPPYWKNPVYQLDVLDPTNNGFINDDLIVWMREAAFPNFRKLYGILYRADKPFTKGLPVGNYSIKISYNFPVQYFRGRKEVMLTTLTWFGGQNHFLPIAYLVTSSLSFLLAVVLTVVWWKFGKDGKNMEE, encoded by the exons ATGGGCAAAGTGAAGGGCAACTCCGGGCCCTTGGCTCAGAGGCCGGATAACTCTGCTTTCAAACAGCAGAGGCTGCCTGCCTGGTCCCCCATGCTAACTGCTAACACTGTGCTGCCGTTCTTCTACTTCATGGCTCTGATATGTATGCTGCTGGGAGTGTGGCTGCTCCTCACAGTGCAGAGCATACAGGAAGTAAAG CTGGACTACACAGAGGCCGGGACGTGTGATGTATGTTTTGAAAAACGTAAAAATGTGAGCAACGCCGGCCAATCCTGCAGCTGCACTGTGGAGTTCTCTATTGAGAAAGCATTCAAG GGAGATGTCTTCTTCTACTACGGCCTCCGCAACTTCCATCAGAACCTGCGCAGGTACATGGACTCAAGAGATGACGGACAGATGGTTGGCAGGAAGAATAAGTTGAAG AATCCCACCACATACTGTCAACCGTTTGACAAAGACAGTGCAGGACGCCCCATTGCCCCCTGTGGTGCTGTGGCCAACAGTATGTTCAATG ACTCCTTCAGTCTGAAATATCATGGCCCCACTGGTGCTTCAGTTCCCGTTCCGTTGTATAGGAAGGGCATCACCTGGTACACGGACAAAAATGTCAAGTACCGCAACCCGAGGACGGAGAACCTGACGCTGGCTCAAGAgtttgaag gtgtagCAAAGCCTCCGTACTGGAAGAACCCTGTGTACCAGCTCGATGTACTCGACCCGACCAACAACGGCTTCATCAATGACGACCTGATCGTGTGGATGAGAGAGGCAGCCTTCCCCAACTTCAGGAAGCTTTATGGGATTTTATACAGAGCAGACAAGCCCTTTACTAAGGGTCTACCAGTGGGAAACTACAGTATCAAGATATCCTACA ACTTCCCCGTGCAGTACTTCCGAGGCAGAAAGGAAGTGATGCTGACCACGCTGACCTGGTTCGGAGGTCAGAACCACTTCCTGCCCATCGCTTACCTCGTAACCAGCAGCCTGAGCTTCCTGTTGGCTGTCGTCCTCACCGTGGTCTGGTGGAAGTTTGGGAAGGACGGGAAGAACATGGAGGAGTAA